In the genome of Terribacillus sp. FSL K6-0262, one region contains:
- a CDS encoding NFACT RNA binding domain-containing protein: MAFDGIVTRAMAKELHDTLATGRLSKIYQPTDTEIVLTFRSQGKNHALVLSAHPSYARVHITDDTYQNPQNPPMFCMLLRKHLAGGFLEKVEQYENERILQLSFVSKDELGDTTSKRIIMEVMGKHSNIMLVDNETDMIIDSIKHISSSVNRHRTILPGQTYKLPPSQEKLNPFKLEAAEFARKLDFNAGKMNKQILNLLQGVSPVLANELAERAYMGDTEKYAEVFAGFFEKLKQDDYEPTYFKGKKEDFYVMDLTSIEGSREHYDSMSELIDSFYSGKAERDRVKQQAGDLIRFLKNEREKNIRKLSIHENTLKKAEEADIYQRKGELLTAHMHQIKQGDTEAVVTDYYDPEQKQLTIALNPHKTPSENAQSYFKQYNKLKKSRTMVELELEKTNAEIDYLDQLIQQVEGAREQDVEEIREELREQGYLKAKTQQKKNKKSNLPEPETYTATDGTTILVGHNNKQNEYLTMKLANKQDTWLHTKDIPGSHVVIRSAEPSEETLEEAAKLAAWFSKSRLSSSVPVDYTKIRHVKKPNGAKPGFVTYDQQKTLYVTPEENLVKRLANK, translated from the coding sequence ATGGCATTTGACGGAATCGTAACCAGGGCAATGGCCAAGGAGCTCCACGACACATTGGCAACTGGCCGTTTATCAAAAATATACCAGCCGACCGATACAGAAATCGTGCTCACCTTCCGCAGTCAAGGGAAGAATCACGCACTGGTCCTATCGGCGCATCCGAGCTATGCACGTGTGCATATCACAGACGATACTTACCAAAATCCGCAGAACCCGCCAATGTTCTGCATGCTTCTAAGAAAGCATCTGGCAGGCGGATTCCTGGAAAAAGTGGAGCAATATGAGAACGAACGGATCCTCCAGCTGAGCTTTGTCAGCAAGGACGAGCTTGGAGACACGACATCCAAGCGGATCATCATGGAAGTGATGGGAAAGCATAGCAACATCATGCTGGTCGATAACGAAACGGACATGATCATCGACAGCATCAAACATATATCCTCCAGTGTGAACCGGCACCGCACCATCCTGCCGGGGCAGACATACAAACTGCCGCCGAGTCAGGAAAAGCTGAATCCATTTAAGCTGGAAGCCGCCGAGTTTGCTCGGAAGCTGGACTTCAATGCAGGGAAAATGAACAAACAGATTTTGAACCTGCTGCAAGGCGTATCTCCTGTTTTGGCCAATGAACTCGCAGAACGGGCCTATATGGGCGATACAGAAAAATATGCGGAAGTTTTCGCCGGATTCTTCGAAAAGCTTAAGCAGGATGATTATGAGCCTACTTATTTCAAAGGCAAAAAAGAAGACTTTTATGTCATGGATCTCACTTCCATCGAAGGCAGCCGGGAACATTATGATTCGATGAGCGAGCTTATCGACAGCTTCTACTCCGGAAAAGCAGAACGCGACCGGGTCAAACAGCAGGCAGGCGACTTGATCCGCTTCCTGAAAAATGAACGGGAAAAGAACATCCGCAAGCTCAGCATCCACGAGAATACGCTGAAAAAAGCCGAAGAAGCGGACATCTATCAGCGTAAGGGAGAATTGCTCACAGCCCATATGCATCAAATCAAGCAAGGTGATACCGAAGCTGTCGTCACGGATTATTATGATCCGGAACAAAAGCAGCTCACCATTGCACTAAACCCGCATAAAACACCGAGCGAAAACGCCCAAAGCTATTTCAAACAGTATAACAAGCTGAAGAAATCGCGTACGATGGTCGAATTGGAGCTGGAAAAAACGAATGCGGAAATCGACTATCTGGATCAGCTGATCCAGCAGGTCGAAGGCGCCCGGGAGCAGGATGTCGAGGAGATCCGGGAGGAGTTGCGGGAGCAAGGTTATCTGAAAGCAAAAACGCAGCAGAAGAAAAACAAGAAATCAAACCTTCCAGAACCGGAAACATACACTGCAACCGACGGTACGACCATACTTGTGGGACACAATAACAAGCAGAATGAATATTTGACGATGAAGCTTGCAAACAAGCAAGATACTTGGCTTCATACGAAGGATATCCCAGGTTCCCATGTGGTGATCCGCTCTGCAGAACCGTCCGAGGAAACGTTGGAAGAAGCAGCTAAACTGGCTGCGTGGTTCAGTAAATCCAGACTTTCCTCCTCTGTGCCTGTCGACTACACAAAGATTCGGCATGTGAAGAAACCGAATGGCGCCAAGCCTGGTTTCGTGACATATGACCAGCAGAAGACATTATACGTCACGCCGGAGGAGAATCTCGTAAAACGATTGGCAAATAAATAA
- a CDS encoding GNAT family N-acetyltransferase, translated as MEFQEITQIEPCKEELASLFQTVVADGASMNYLHPMSKETALNYWKSVLSEHVRLFIALLDGRIAGTVQLHYSDKENGQHRAEIAKLMTSPKARRKGVARNLLQHAEQVAKQDGKTLLLLDTEKEGPANKLYKSEGYVLFGEVPDFAQDAYGTYLAGNFYYKIIKYGSALSERTSLFICQSFYEILLRRDV; from the coding sequence ATGGAATTCCAAGAAATCACACAGATCGAACCATGTAAAGAAGAACTGGCAAGTCTGTTCCAAACTGTTGTCGCTGACGGTGCATCGATGAATTACTTGCATCCGATGAGCAAAGAGACTGCTTTGAACTATTGGAAGTCAGTGCTATCGGAACATGTCCGTCTGTTCATCGCTTTGCTTGACGGCCGAATCGCCGGGACTGTCCAACTCCATTACAGCGATAAGGAAAACGGGCAGCATCGGGCGGAAATTGCCAAATTGATGACAAGTCCGAAAGCGAGAAGGAAAGGCGTTGCCAGGAATCTTTTGCAGCATGCGGAGCAAGTGGCGAAGCAAGATGGCAAGACCTTGCTCTTGCTTGATACGGAAAAAGAGGGACCTGCCAATAAGCTTTATAAGTCGGAGGGGTATGTATTGTTTGGGGAAGTGCCGGATTTTGCACAGGATGCATACGGTACATATCTGGCCGGCAACTTTTATTACAAGATAATAAAATACGGAAGTGCGCTGTCAGAGCGCACTTCCTTATTTATTTGCCAATCGTTTTACGAGATTCTCCTCCGGCGTGACGTATAA